The sequence GCCGCACCGGCGGTGTGGGCTGTTCGCACCACACGCGGGTCACAGATCGTCGACGCCGATCAGGCCGTCCTGGATGGCGCGCGCGACGAGCGCGGCCTTGGTCGGCGCCTCACGGCCGATGCGCGCGTACTTGACCCGGATCCGCTCCAGGTGGGAGTTGACCGTGCTGGCCGAGATCCCGAGCCGGAGCGCGACGAACTCCTTCGACTCGGACTGGAACCACTCGACGAGCACCTCGGCTTCACGCGCCGAAAGCGCGGGACGCGTCTCCGACCGGTCCCCGGCGAGCGCCCCGGCCAGCGACGGCGGCGTGTAGGGCCGGTCCTGCGCCGCGGCCCGCGTCGCCTCCACCAGGTGGTCGGCGCCTTCGGCCTTCGTCAGGTAGCAGAGCGCGCCGAGTTCGAGGCACTGCAGGGCGACGTCGTCGTCCGCGCGCATCGAGTAGACGACGACCCGGCGCCCGGCCTCGGCGAGCCGCCGCAGGTCCCCGAACGCCGGCGCGGGGCCGCCCAGGTGCAGGTCGAAGATGACCACGTCCGCGGTCGCGCCCGCGCCCAGCCAGGCGGCCTTGACGTCCTCGCCTTCCGCGACGACGTCGATCGGCGGGTCGCCGGCGGCCAGCC is a genomic window of Amycolatopsis lexingtonensis containing:
- a CDS encoding response regulator transcription factor, yielding MATRVTAVVVDDHPAVRAGVAYWLAAGDPPIDVVAEGEDVKAAWLGAGATADVVIFDLHLGGPAPAFGDLRRLAEAGRRVVVYSMRADDDVALQCLELGALCYLTKAEGADHLVEATRAAAQDRPYTPPSLAGALAGDRSETRPALSAREAEVLVEWFQSESKEFVALRLGISASTVNSHLERIRVKYARIGREAPTKAALVARAIQDGLIGVDDL